Proteins encoded in a region of the Photobacterium angustum genome:
- a CDS encoding YjjW family glycine radical enzyme activase, with the protein MISATISKILNFSCVDGPGNRMVIFFQGCNYNCKNCHNPQTIGVCNHCADCVEHCPTQALQTIHTENEKTKVAWNQALCTECDKCIEVCPRQASPKTMTMTVYELIEKIHENRLFINGITVSGGEASLNLPFIISLFRLIKTTASLKHLTCMIDSNGSLSVTGWKHLTPYLDGAMIDLKAWHDETHKWLTNRSNYRVFETMNFLHAQKKLHEIRLLHIPNKTDFMEQIEKVAYYLRPFSSTVKIKLNAFRHHGVVGDALNWDECNQEEINQLANGLSERGVKNLLTSTLY; encoded by the coding sequence ATGATTTCAGCCACTATTAGTAAGATACTTAATTTTTCGTGTGTTGATGGACCCGGCAACCGAATGGTGATTTTTTTTCAAGGATGCAACTATAACTGCAAAAATTGCCATAACCCACAAACCATCGGTGTTTGTAACCATTGCGCAGACTGTGTAGAGCATTGCCCAACACAAGCATTACAAACTATTCATACGGAAAATGAAAAAACTAAAGTGGCATGGAATCAAGCCTTATGTACTGAATGTGATAAGTGTATTGAGGTTTGCCCTCGGCAAGCAAGCCCCAAAACCATGACGATGACTGTTTATGAATTAATTGAAAAAATTCATGAAAATAGATTATTTATTAATGGTATTACCGTTTCAGGTGGCGAGGCATCACTTAATTTACCTTTTATTATTTCGCTATTTCGTTTGATCAAAACGACTGCATCACTGAAACATTTAACATGCATGATAGACAGTAATGGCAGTTTAAGCGTAACAGGTTGGAAACACCTTACCCCCTACCTTGATGGCGCGATGATTGACTTAAAAGCATGGCACGATGAAACGCATAAATGGTTAACTAACAGAAGTAACTACCGGGTTTTTGAAACGATGAACTTTCTTCATGCTCAAAAAAAATTACATGAAATAAGGCTTCTGCATATTCCTAATAAAACAGACTTTATGGAGCAGATAGAAAAAGTGGCGTATTACTTAAGGCCATTTTCAAGCACTGTAAAAATAAAGCTCAATGCTTTTAGGCATCATGGTGTGGTAGGTGATGCGCTCAACTGGGATGAGTGTAACCAAGAAGAAATAAATCAATTAGCTAACGGGTTATCAGAGCGTGGTGTGAAAAACCTGCTTACTTCTACTCTTTATTAA
- a CDS encoding LysR family transcriptional regulator, whose translation MDLIKLSRISMKHLITLHVMLDTLSVTACAERLCVSPSSVSKTLSQLRDNLNDELFYRHGNKLISTPLARRLGPTVHQMISDMNQIMTKEAFQPEVYEGSFSLAMRESTFELIAGGLYAHVLKKAPNVRFDIWSKDSIGFDGLTKGMLDFVILPHDLSQPPLVQNNLVWQTLFTDEMVCLMAHDHPLVDKELTVEEYLNCGHIGILDSDLSVPFFEMQLTQQHHKRKVVVNVADFGGAATMCHNSNLLFTCSKRWASTALQSKALVEKPLPFNYGKVAYSLVWHQPSMNDPAVRWLHQQILLLCGVDDKSADID comes from the coding sequence ATGGATTTAATTAAACTTTCTCGTATAAGTATGAAACACTTAATTACGTTGCACGTAATGCTAGATACGTTAAGTGTTACGGCATGTGCAGAGCGATTATGTGTAAGCCCTTCATCTGTCAGTAAAACACTCAGCCAATTACGAGATAACCTCAATGACGAACTCTTTTATCGTCATGGCAATAAGCTAATTTCTACTCCTTTAGCTCGACGTTTAGGTCCTACTGTCCACCAAATGATCAGTGATATGAATCAGATCATGACTAAAGAAGCGTTTCAGCCTGAGGTGTATGAAGGCAGTTTCTCACTTGCGATGCGTGAAAGTACTTTTGAATTAATAGCCGGTGGTCTTTATGCTCATGTCTTAAAAAAAGCGCCGAATGTCCGTTTTGATATTTGGTCGAAAGACAGTATTGGTTTTGATGGTTTAACCAAAGGCATGTTGGATTTTGTAATTTTGCCACATGATCTGAGTCAACCACCATTGGTGCAAAATAACTTAGTATGGCAGACATTGTTTACCGACGAGATGGTTTGCTTAATGGCGCATGACCATCCTTTAGTTGATAAAGAACTAACGGTTGAAGAGTATTTAAATTGTGGTCATATAGGTATTTTAGATAGCGATTTAAGTGTGCCATTTTTTGAAATGCAATTAACGCAACAGCACCACAAAAGAAAAGTAGTTGTGAATGTCGCGGATTTTGGTGGCGCAGCGACGATGTGCCATAACAGCAATCTGTTATTTACTTGCTCTAAACGTTGGGCAAGTACCGCATTACAGTCTAAAGCACTTGTTGAAAAGCCGTTACCGTTTAATTATGGCAAGGTAGCTTACAGCCTTGTATGGCATCAACCGAGTATGAATGATCCCGCTGTTCGTTGGTTACATCAACAAATTTTGCTTCTTTGTGGCGTTGACGATAAAAGTGCAGATATTGATTAA
- the folE gene encoding GTP cyclohydrolase I FolE, whose product MTALSESAVLVRDALAARGLETPMVEQNVSREEKKEKIEYHMREILSLLALDLTDDSLVETPHRIAKMYVDEVFSGLDYANFPKITVIENKMKCDEMVRVKDITLTSTCEHHLVTIDGKATVAYIPRGKIIGLSKINRIVRFFAQRPQVQERLTQQVLVALQTLLESDDVAVTIDATHYCVKARGVMDATSVTTTTALGGIFKKNSATRAEFLNGIR is encoded by the coding sequence ATGACAGCATTAAGTGAATCTGCAGTACTAGTTCGTGATGCATTAGCAGCCCGTGGTCTTGAAACCCCAATGGTTGAGCAAAATGTTAGCCGCGAAGAGAAAAAAGAAAAGATTGAATACCACATGCGTGAGATCTTATCGTTGCTCGCGCTAGATCTGACTGATGATAGCTTGGTTGAAACCCCGCATCGTATTGCGAAAATGTACGTAGATGAAGTATTTTCTGGCTTAGACTATGCCAATTTCCCTAAAATCACAGTTATTGAAAATAAAATGAAGTGTGATGAAATGGTGCGAGTTAAAGACATCACGTTAACCAGTACGTGTGAGCACCATTTAGTAACGATTGATGGTAAAGCGACGGTTGCTTATATTCCGCGTGGGAAAATTATTGGTTTATCCAAAATTAACCGTATTGTTCGTTTCTTTGCTCAACGCCCACAAGTTCAAGAGCGTTTAACACAACAAGTGTTAGTCGCACTTCAAACATTATTAGAAAGTGATGATGTCGCAGTAACGATTGATGCAACGCATTATTGCGTAAAAGCGCGTGGTGTAATGGATGCAACGAGCGTAACAACAACCACAGCGCTTGGCGGTATTTTTAAGAAAAACTCAGCGACGCGTGCAGAGTTTTTAAACGGTATTCGATAA
- the moeA gene encoding molybdopterin molybdotransferase MoeA: protein MGCCDVPGLMPVETAIENILEQVSSTTTTSTVALADAMGLVLAQDILSPINVPPFANSAMDGYALRAEDLANTDTLILAGKSFAGVPFEGKCQQGQCIRIMTGAEMPAGTDTVIMQEETSVDGENITFNIKPKANDNVRPIGDDVSLGETVLVTGTRLTAREMPLLASLGIAELETYHRPKVAFFSTGDELRPVGETLEAGQIYDSNRYGIRALLEKFGCEVLDLGIIPDCPEKLRDAFLKGSTEADVLITSGGVSVGEADYTKDILDQEGQIGFWKIAMKPGKPFAFGKINNAWFCGLPGNPVSAMLTLYQLVQPMLAKLAGNSQYQPPVRVKAKATTMFKKRPGRTDFQRGIYSINVEGQLEVATTGNQGSGAFSSMHLANCFVVLEQDRGRVQAGEDVTIEIFNHTLY from the coding sequence ATGGGATGCTGCGACGTACCTGGCCTTATGCCCGTTGAAACTGCCATTGAAAATATTCTTGAGCAAGTTTCCTCTACAACTACAACATCAACGGTAGCATTAGCCGATGCAATGGGATTAGTGCTAGCGCAAGATATTCTTTCGCCTATCAACGTACCACCATTTGCGAACTCGGCAATGGATGGTTACGCGCTTCGTGCTGAAGACTTAGCAAATACAGATACATTGATTTTAGCGGGTAAATCTTTCGCTGGTGTTCCATTTGAAGGTAAATGTCAGCAAGGTCAATGTATACGTATTATGACGGGTGCTGAAATGCCTGCTGGTACAGATACCGTGATTATGCAAGAGGAAACGTCTGTTGATGGTGAGAACATCACTTTTAATATCAAGCCAAAAGCGAATGATAACGTGCGCCCAATTGGTGATGACGTAAGCCTTGGTGAAACTGTGCTAGTAACAGGTACACGTTTAACTGCGCGTGAAATGCCTTTACTTGCATCACTTGGTATTGCAGAGCTTGAAACGTACCACCGCCCGAAAGTGGCTTTCTTTTCTACTGGTGACGAATTACGTCCAGTAGGCGAAACACTAGAAGCTGGTCAAATCTACGACAGCAATCGCTACGGTATTCGCGCTCTACTAGAAAAATTTGGTTGTGAAGTACTAGATTTAGGCATTATTCCGGACTGCCCTGAAAAACTGCGTGACGCATTTTTAAAAGGCTCAACAGAAGCCGACGTATTAATCACATCAGGTGGCGTTAGTGTCGGTGAAGCGGATTACACCAAAGATATTTTGGATCAAGAAGGCCAAATCGGTTTTTGGAAAATAGCGATGAAACCGGGTAAACCTTTCGCGTTTGGTAAAATTAATAATGCTTGGTTCTGTGGCCTACCGGGCAACCCAGTATCAGCAATGCTGACTTTATACCAACTAGTACAACCTATGCTGGCGAAACTAGCAGGTAACAGCCAATACCAACCGCCTGTTCGTGTAAAAGCAAAAGCGACAACAATGTTTAAAAAACGCCCTGGTCGTACCGATTTCCAACGTGGTATTTACAGCATTAACGTTGAAGGTCAATTAGAAGTAGCAACAACAGGCAATCAAGGCTCTGGTGCCTTTAGTTCAATGCACCTTGCTAACTGCTTTGTGGTACTAGAGCAAGATCGTGGTCGCGTTCAAGCGGGTGAAGATGTGACTATCGAAATATTCAACCACACCTTGTACTAA
- the moeB gene encoding molybdopterin-synthase adenylyltransferase MoeB, whose amino-acid sequence MTTENTNNVELTDDEMLRYNRQIILRQFDFEGQEALKSSSMLILGAGGLGCASTQYLAAAGVGKLTLIDDDKVEVSNLQRQVLHHDATVGLLKVDSAKEALCRINPYLTVDTIAKRLTDEALLPLIASHDIVLDCSDNVDTRNQLNRLCFKTKTPLISGAAIRMEGQISVYTYQDNEPCYQCLSALFGQQTLSCVEAGIMSPVVGIVGAVQAMEAIKVVANMGTPLTGKLLMLDALTMSWREMKLMKQPTCSVCAN is encoded by the coding sequence ATGACAACAGAAAACACAAATAACGTTGAACTGACAGATGATGAAATGCTGCGGTATAACCGCCAAATAATTTTACGTCAGTTTGATTTTGAAGGCCAAGAAGCATTAAAGTCTTCTTCTATGCTTATCCTTGGTGCTGGAGGCTTAGGCTGTGCTTCTACGCAATATTTAGCCGCTGCTGGTGTGGGTAAATTAACCCTGATTGATGATGATAAGGTTGAAGTTTCTAACCTTCAGCGTCAAGTGTTACACCATGATGCTACGGTTGGCCTATTAAAGGTCGATTCTGCAAAAGAAGCGTTATGTCGTATTAACCCATATCTTACGGTAGATACCATAGCCAAACGCTTAACCGATGAAGCGTTACTACCACTCATTGCAAGCCACGACATTGTTTTAGATTGTAGCGATAACGTTGATACCCGTAACCAACTTAACCGCCTATGCTTTAAAACCAAAACGCCGCTTATCTCTGGCGCAGCAATTCGTATGGAAGGTCAAATCAGTGTTTACACTTACCAAGATAACGAGCCGTGTTATCAATGTTTAAGTGCCCTATTTGGTCAACAAACATTAAGCTGTGTTGAAGCTGGCATTATGTCGCCCGTTGTCGGTATCGTTGGTGCAGTTCAAGCAATGGAAGCAATCAAAGTGGTTGCCAACATGGGTACGCCATTAACTGGTAAACTGCTCATGCTAGATGCGCTTACAATGAGCTGGCGAGAAATGAAGTTAATGAAACAACCCACTTGCTCAGTTTGCGCTAATTGA
- a CDS encoding DUF2059 domain-containing protein, with amino-acid sequence MFSKKILAAALLALSFNVSAATGDIPVSKKLLIDKLLAQTGQSAVAVGRQYSDLFTQQMTLILKQSKPDINPKAFDIVEEEISAIMDEEFVINDSFKTMMYPIYNKHFTEDELRKMIEINDTEFGKKLIRVMPLINQEGMLVGQEFGQKLGPKIQKRITKRFKEEGIK; translated from the coding sequence ATGTTTAGTAAAAAGATCTTAGCAGCAGCCTTGCTTGCGTTGTCATTTAATGTCTCTGCAGCCACTGGTGACATTCCAGTCTCAAAAAAACTACTGATAGATAAACTATTAGCACAAACGGGGCAATCTGCCGTTGCTGTCGGTAGGCAATATTCAGATTTATTCACCCAGCAAATGACATTGATCTTAAAGCAATCTAAGCCCGATATTAATCCCAAAGCGTTTGACATTGTAGAAGAAGAGATCAGTGCCATCATGGATGAAGAGTTTGTGATCAACGACAGCTTCAAAACCATGATGTACCCAATCTACAATAAGCATTTCACTGAAGATGAACTGCGTAAAATGATTGAAATTAACGATACCGAATTTGGCAAAAAGTTAATTCGAGTAATGCCGCTTATCAATCAAGAAGGCATGTTAGTTGGACAAGAATTTGGACAGAAATTAGGTCCGAAAATTCAAAAACGTATAACCAAGCGTTTTAAAGAAGAAGGGATAAAGTAA
- a CDS encoding NupC/NupG family nucleoside CNT transporter, protein MIALLGIFVLLLLAFLISTDKKRIPVKMVSIAFALQVLFALIVLYIPAGKTALQAVSNGVTYVTDYGKDGLSFLFGGLATGSIGFVFAVNVLGIIIFFSALISMLYHVGIMQKVVNIFGGALQRILGTGRAESLSAGANIFVGMSEVPLVIKPYLKSMDDSQLFAVMTCGLASVAGSTMVGYAAVGVDLNYLIAAAFMSAPAGLLMSKIIMPPSENKLSANEITSVEIPKATNVVEALADGAMSGLRMAVTIGATLIAFISVIALFNGLLGDIGEFFGIHGLTFQMLIGYLFAPVALLLGIPMSEAVTAGSLIGQKVVMNEFVAFIDMIKVQDTLSPHSLAVVTFALCGFANITTLAILIGGMGSLIPERRPFIAKYGIRAVAAGVLANLMSAAIVSIILLL, encoded by the coding sequence ATGATTGCTTTATTAGGTATATTCGTTCTACTTTTACTCGCGTTTCTTATCTCAACGGATAAAAAGCGTATTCCTGTAAAAATGGTGTCTATCGCGTTTGCGTTACAAGTACTGTTTGCCTTAATTGTTTTATATATCCCTGCGGGTAAAACAGCACTACAAGCTGTCAGCAATGGCGTAACGTACGTCACCGATTATGGTAAAGATGGCTTGTCATTTTTATTTGGTGGTTTGGCAACAGGTAGTATCGGTTTTGTATTTGCCGTTAATGTACTTGGTATTATTATTTTCTTTTCTGCACTGATTTCTATGCTGTATCACGTAGGTATTATGCAGAAAGTCGTTAATATTTTTGGTGGCGCGCTACAACGTATTTTAGGTACGGGTCGTGCTGAATCATTATCTGCTGGTGCCAACATTTTTGTCGGCATGTCTGAAGTCCCACTGGTTATTAAACCGTACTTAAAATCTATGGATGATTCACAACTTTTTGCGGTGATGACATGTGGTTTGGCTTCTGTTGCAGGTTCTACGATGGTGGGTTATGCCGCTGTTGGTGTTGATTTAAATTACTTGATTGCCGCTGCGTTTATGTCTGCGCCTGCTGGTTTATTAATGTCAAAAATCATTATGCCGCCAAGCGAGAATAAGCTATCAGCGAATGAAATTACCAGTGTTGAAATTCCTAAAGCAACCAATGTAGTTGAAGCGTTGGCTGATGGTGCAATGTCTGGCTTGCGTATGGCGGTGACTATTGGTGCAACATTGATTGCTTTTATCAGTGTTATTGCATTATTTAATGGCTTGTTAGGCGATATTGGTGAATTCTTTGGTATTCATGGCTTAACGTTCCAAATGTTGATTGGTTACCTGTTTGCACCAGTTGCACTTTTACTGGGTATTCCAATGAGCGAGGCGGTAACGGCGGGTTCGTTAATTGGTCAGAAAGTAGTGATGAACGAGTTTGTTGCTTTCATTGATATGATTAAAGTGCAGGATACCTTATCGCCACACAGCCTTGCTGTTGTTACTTTTGCATTATGTGGCTTTGCCAATATTACAACGCTGGCTATTTTGATTGGTGGTATGGGAAGCTTAATTCCTGAGCGCCGTCCATTTATTGCGAAATACGGTATCCGCGCAGTTGCGGCTGGTGTACTGGCAAACTTAATGAGTGCAGCGATTGTGAGTATTATTTTATTGCTCTAG
- a CDS encoding phage holin family protein, with the protein MNRVFKYETPAWGAKLICSFYALVSGIFLLAYGSWADNSPWLLSYAFLILGLVFLLVALKPSNWKGWVYFTADDNGIHFPSSLSPSEEPTVLDVSWDNVGNIKHEKLYGGEYGISIELKISQLEIDDYFSNVAKAKKILGFNQMRGEYFVIAYANNSFQKLPDVVNQLIDIKCKNI; encoded by the coding sequence ATGAATCGAGTCTTTAAATACGAAACACCGGCATGGGGAGCTAAGTTAATATGCTCATTTTATGCTCTAGTGTCTGGAATATTTTTATTAGCTTATGGTTCCTGGGCTGACAATTCTCCATGGCTTTTGAGCTATGCCTTCTTGATTTTAGGTTTGGTATTCTTACTTGTGGCGCTCAAGCCATCAAATTGGAAAGGTTGGGTATATTTCACCGCTGATGATAACGGAATACATTTCCCATCGTCTCTTTCACCAAGTGAAGAGCCTACAGTCCTTGATGTAAGTTGGGATAATGTTGGCAACATAAAACATGAAAAGCTTTATGGTGGTGAATATGGGATTTCAATTGAGTTGAAAATTTCTCAATTGGAGATTGATGATTATTTCAGTAATGTAGCTAAAGCAAAAAAAATATTGGGTTTTAATCAAATGAGAGGTGAATACTTTGTGATTGCATATGCTAATAATTCTTTTCAAAAGTTACCAGATGTCGTTAATCAACTTATTGATATAAAATGTAAAAATATATAA
- a CDS encoding NAD-dependent epimerase/dehydratase family protein: protein MKVLVAGANGYVGRHVVRLFRDKGFDVYTYQRENSKLKGEISSVTPTNREMYGQFGVVINCARPHWSEFNSEQILSIEQKLFSDLNRFASRDSLKIHTSGVWLFGYSNERDLVKFNFKPFDSVKLDVETLEKALSDNWHIVYCPSIIYGGESCQLKRIIAEKSNSVIDVAIPSTGYNQYVHVLDVANYYLFLTQNTKVSGRQHFIAEARGYTPEQFASLLVTHGVVQHTVKVSWQEYEEKYDSLSVDVEKLSLDLPISQYFSASHKIADYIAQLM, encoded by the coding sequence ATGAAAGTACTAGTGGCTGGTGCAAATGGTTATGTGGGGCGTCATGTAGTTAGATTGTTTAGGGACAAAGGTTTTGATGTTTACACCTATCAACGTGAAAACTCAAAGCTCAAAGGTGAAATCAGCAGTGTTACACCAACAAATCGTGAAATGTATGGACAATTTGGTGTTGTTATAAATTGTGCGCGTCCGCACTGGTCTGAATTCAATAGTGAACAAATTTTATCGATCGAACAAAAATTGTTTTCCGATTTGAATAGGTTTGCTTCAAGAGATTCTCTTAAGATACATACATCAGGTGTATGGTTATTTGGTTACTCTAATGAAAGGGATTTAGTTAAGTTTAATTTTAAGCCGTTCGATAGTGTTAAATTGGACGTTGAAACATTAGAAAAGGCGCTATCTGACAACTGGCATATTGTCTACTGTCCCAGCATTATTTACGGTGGCGAGTCCTGCCAACTCAAACGAATAATTGCAGAAAAATCTAATTCGGTAATAGACGTTGCTATTCCAAGTACGGGGTATAACCAGTATGTACATGTTTTAGATGTAGCAAATTATTATTTGTTCTTAACACAAAATACTAAAGTATCAGGTCGTCAGCATTTTATTGCAGAGGCCAGAGGATATACTCCAGAACAGTTCGCAAGCTTATTAGTCACTCATGGTGTAGTTCAACACACTGTTAAAGTCAGCTGGCAGGAGTATGAAGAAAAGTATGATTCATTGTCCGTTGATGTTGAAAAGCTAAGTTTGGATTTACCCATAAGCCAATACTTCTCAGCTAGCCACAAGATTGCAGACTATATTGCACAACTCATGTAA
- a CDS encoding AAA family ATPase, producing MVQLYFISGFIGSGKTTYAKELAESTKGFRFSIDEWMIPLFGEHMERELFNLRIRTLEELFQEASFQLIKLGIPVIFDFGYWTLADRERIVSWASEQGYTCEMHYLDVLYETCCQRAFERNTDPKGKSYEMTPEMMKMFWSWFEVPAKDEKVVWVSQ from the coding sequence ATGGTTCAGTTGTACTTTATTAGCGGTTTTATTGGCTCTGGAAAAACGACGTACGCCAAGGAATTAGCAGAGAGCACAAAAGGTTTTCGTTTCTCGATAGATGAATGGATGATTCCACTCTTTGGTGAGCACATGGAGCGAGAGCTATTCAATCTACGTATTAGGACGTTGGAAGAGTTGTTCCAAGAAGCCTCATTTCAACTTATTAAGCTCGGTATTCCTGTTATTTTCGACTTTGGTTATTGGACACTGGCGGATAGAGAGCGGATTGTATCTTGGGCTTCAGAACAAGGTTATACCTGTGAAATGCATTACCTTGATGTTCTATACGAAACTTGCTGTCAGCGAGCTTTTGAGCGTAACACCGATCCAAAAGGTAAATCTTACGAAATGACTCCAGAAATGATGAAAATGTTCTGGTCTTGGTTTGAAGTTCCAGCTAAAGATGAGAAGGTTGTTTGGGTTAGTCAGTAG
- a CDS encoding glutaredoxin family protein yields MKRIVLFSQKNCSNCKDAQQYMTSKNYSYRLVDISSPKGRKEFNSTGARSVPVLKIGDQVLIGWNITKFEKALKSKD; encoded by the coding sequence ATGAAACGTATTGTCTTATTTAGCCAGAAAAACTGCTCAAACTGTAAAGATGCACAACAATATATGACAAGTAAAAACTACAGTTATCGTTTGGTTGATATCAGCTCACCAAAAGGAAGAAAGGAATTTAATAGTACTGGCGCTAGATCTGTCCCTGTTTTAAAAATTGGTGATCAGGTGTTAATTGGCTGGAATATTACCAAGTTTGAAAAAGCATTAAAGTCAAAAGACTAA
- a CDS encoding CvfB family protein: MIRIGKYNTLEVVKLVDFGVFLDGGEDFGNILLPKNSVPAGTELGDKLKVFIYFDSNDEVIATTTEPYAQVGDFAKLRVVGVTNIGAFVDWGLTKDLLIPFSEQRRRLEEGQEVVIHVYTDKASGRIVGTTKFNRYLDKTPATYQIGQEVQVIIAEVTDLGFKAVVEGKHWGLFFKTESFGKLFIGKALKAYIKEIRPDGKLNLSLQKMGKDRVDDLADKILTSLERKGGFIPVSDKSTPDEIFQVFRTSKATFKKTIGGLYKKGLIVIEREGIRLNDND; this comes from the coding sequence ATGATTAGAATTGGAAAATACAACACACTAGAAGTCGTCAAACTAGTAGATTTTGGCGTATTTCTTGATGGTGGTGAAGACTTCGGTAATATCCTGTTACCTAAGAACTCAGTTCCAGCAGGTACCGAGCTAGGCGATAAGTTAAAAGTATTTATTTACTTCGACTCGAATGACGAAGTCATTGCTACAACAACGGAACCTTATGCACAAGTTGGCGATTTCGCAAAACTACGTGTAGTGGGTGTAACCAACATTGGTGCGTTTGTTGATTGGGGTTTAACGAAAGATTTGCTTATTCCATTTAGTGAGCAACGCCGTCGTTTAGAAGAAGGTCAGGAAGTAGTTATTCACGTATATACAGACAAAGCGTCTGGTCGTATTGTGGGGACTACCAAATTTAACCGTTACTTAGATAAAACACCGGCAACTTACCAGATCGGTCAAGAAGTGCAGGTAATTATTGCTGAAGTAACAGATCTTGGTTTTAAAGCGGTGGTTGAAGGTAAACACTGGGGACTTTTCTTTAAAACTGAATCATTTGGTAAGCTATTTATTGGTAAAGCATTAAAAGCTTACATTAAAGAAATTCGTCCAGATGGTAAATTAAACCTTTCACTACAGAAAATGGGTAAAGATCGTGTTGACGATCTAGCGGATAAAATCTTAACCTCGTTAGAGCGTAAAGGTGGTTTTATCCCAGTAAGTGATAAATCAACGCCTGATGAAATCTTCCAAGTTTTCCGTACAAGTAAAGCAACCTTTAAGAAAACGATTGGTGGCTTATACAAGAAAGGGTTAATTGTTATTGAGCGTGAAGGTATCCGCTTAAACGACAATGACTAA
- the cfa gene encoding cyclopropane fatty acyl phospholipid synthase: MTNNQFFQDILDFADVKINGNRPWDIKIHDERVFERVLKDGSLGFGESYMDGMWDCDAIDEMISRVLHAGIEDRLTTTTKIQLGLKAGASKLKQLFNPQSVERVTQDVPFHYDLGNDLFEAMLDPRMTYTCAYWKDSDNLKAAQEAKLDLVCRKMGLQPGMRLLDIGCGWGSFMIFAAEKYGVICDGLTLSKEQAALGQARADEKGLPVNFILQDYRLYQPEQPYDRVVSIGMMEHVGPENYEDYFKSAYSFLAEDGIFLLHTIGSPKSKNSVDPWINKYIFPNGVIPSMMQIGASAEDYFNIEDVQNIGPDYDTTLVAWNDNFEAAWPTLAEKYGERFYRMWRYYLLSCAGAFRCRDLNVWQFGLTKKGAELPVSVRAA, encoded by the coding sequence ATGACAAACAATCAATTTTTTCAAGACATTTTAGATTTTGCTGATGTGAAAATTAATGGTAATCGTCCTTGGGATATTAAAATTCATGATGAACGTGTTTTTGAGCGCGTATTAAAAGATGGCTCTTTAGGCTTCGGCGAAAGCTATATGGATGGCATGTGGGATTGTGACGCTATTGATGAAATGATTTCTCGTGTATTACATGCTGGCATCGAAGATAGATTAACTACCACAACAAAAATACAATTAGGGTTAAAAGCCGGCGCTTCTAAACTTAAGCAATTATTTAATCCACAAAGTGTTGAGCGTGTAACTCAGGATGTACCTTTTCATTATGACTTAGGTAATGATTTGTTTGAAGCGATGCTCGATCCACGTATGACTTATACGTGTGCTTATTGGAAAGACAGTGACAACCTGAAAGCAGCGCAAGAAGCCAAGCTAGATTTAGTCTGCCGCAAAATGGGTTTACAACCGGGTATGCGTTTACTTGATATTGGTTGTGGCTGGGGCAGCTTTATGATCTTTGCTGCTGAAAAGTATGGTGTTATTTGTGATGGTTTAACTTTATCAAAAGAACAAGCAGCACTTGGTCAGGCGAGAGCAGACGAGAAAGGCTTACCAGTTAACTTTATTCTTCAAGATTACCGCTTATATCAACCAGAACAGCCTTATGATCGCGTTGTCTCTATTGGCATGATGGAGCACGTTGGTCCTGAAAACTACGAAGACTACTTTAAATCTGCGTACAGTTTTCTTGCTGAAGACGGTATTTTCTTACTTCACACCATTGGTAGTCCGAAATCAAAAAACTCAGTCGATCCTTGGATCAATAAGTATATTTTCCCTAACGGTGTGATTCCATCAATGATGCAAATTGGTGCGTCAGCTGAAGATTATTTCAATATTGAAGATGTACAGAATATTGGCCCTGATTACGATACAACACTCGTTGCTTGGAATGACAACTTTGAAGCAGCTTGGCCGACATTAGCAGAGAAGTATGGTGAGCGTTTTTACCGTATGTGGCGTTATTACTTATTATCTTGCGCTGGTGCATTCCGTTGTCGTGACTTAAATGTGTGGCAATTTGGTTTAACCAAAAAAGGTGCAGAATTACCGGTTTCTGTACGCGCAGCATAA